One genomic window of Bacteroidota bacterium includes the following:
- a CDS encoding DUF975 family protein, with translation MKTKNAELMHMALATLKGKWGLAVGTYLLYYLIISAIQTPGQYFPAAGIASLILSGPFALGLAYFTLTFSRGKEAKLSMIFLGFNRFGISLGAYLLMVVFTLLWSLLLIIPGIIAAISYSMTFFILADDGTIGAMAAIDKSKQMMYGYKWKYFCLGLRFIGWGLLSILTLGVGLLWLIPYVHVSLAKFYDDIKDATVN, from the coding sequence ATGAAAACAAAAAATGCTGAATTAATGCACATGGCACTCGCAACCCTCAAAGGCAAATGGGGGCTGGCTGTCGGTACATACCTGTTATATTACCTTATCATATCGGCTATCCAGACACCTGGACAGTATTTTCCGGCGGCAGGAATTGCTTCACTGATACTCAGCGGTCCATTTGCTCTGGGACTGGCTTATTTTACACTTACATTTTCACGGGGAAAAGAAGCAAAACTTTCAATGATATTCCTGGGGTTTAATCGTTTTGGAATTTCTCTTGGCGCGTACTTGCTTATGGTAGTTTTCACCCTTTTATGGTCATTGTTACTGATTATACCGGGCATCATCGCCGCCATTTCGTACTCCATGACCTTCTTCATTCTGGCCGACGACGGCACCATCGGCGCTATGGCTGCCATCGATAAAAGCAAGCAGATGATGTATGGGTACAAATGGAAATATTTCTGCCTGGGACTTCGCTTCATCGGCTGGGGACTACTGTCCATCCTTACCTTAGGTGTTGGGCTGCTGTGGCTGATACCCTACGTTCATGTGAGCCTTGCAAAATTCTACGACGATATAAAAGATGCAACGGTTAATTAG
- a CDS encoding DUF4256 domain-containing protein has translation MANKKELSEAQFNELISVLKIRFEKNMLRHKGMGWSEVYSRLQANAEKCWSLSEMERTGGEPDVVGHDNKTGEYIFYDCSAESPKGRRSICYDREGLESRKEHKPEHNAIDMAASMGIELLTEEQYRELQKLGDYDTKTSSWVATPAGIRKRGGALFCDRRYGHVFVYHNGAESYYGVRGFRGLLKV, from the coding sequence ATGGCAAACAAAAAGGAATTATCAGAAGCGCAGTTTAACGAACTGATAAGTGTACTAAAAATTCGTTTTGAAAAGAATATGTTGCGCCATAAAGGGATGGGATGGTCTGAAGTATATTCAAGGCTGCAAGCCAATGCCGAAAAATGCTGGTCGCTTAGTGAAATGGAAAGAACCGGAGGTGAGCCCGATGTTGTGGGTCATGATAATAAAACCGGCGAATACATATTTTATGATTGTTCGGCAGAAAGTCCGAAAGGCCGCAGAAGTATTTGTTACGACCGCGAAGGACTGGAGTCAAGGAAAGAACATAAACCGGAGCACAATGCCATTGATATGGCGGCATCCATGGGTATTGAACTTCTGACGGAAGAACAATACCGGGAGCTTCAGAAACTAGGGGATTATGATACCAAAACATCAAGCTGGGTTGCAACACCTGCCGGTATCAGAAAACGCGGAGGCGCCCTTTTCTGCGATCGTCGCTACGGTCATGTGTTCGTGTATCACAACGGTGCCGAATCATACTACGGCGTCAGAGGATTCAGAGGCTTATTGAAGGTATAA
- a CDS encoding flavodoxin family protein: MIKNVIILSSSPRKSGNSNILCEQFMLGVQEAGHHAEMIYFRDKKINYCTGCGTCFNKKSCSQKDDMAEILGKMIAADVIVMATPVYFYTMCGQMKTLIDRTCARYTDINNKDFYFIITAAVNNKKSLERTVEEFRGFMSCLNSPREKGVIYGTGAWNIGDVKKSDAMNKAYEMGADI, from the coding sequence ATGATTAAAAATGTGATAATCCTGTCATCCAGTCCACGTAAAAGTGGTAATTCCAATATACTTTGCGAACAGTTTATGCTGGGTGTACAAGAGGCGGGCCATCATGCCGAAATGATTTATTTCAGAGATAAAAAAATAAATTATTGCACCGGATGCGGAACCTGTTTTAATAAAAAAAGCTGTTCGCAGAAAGATGATATGGCCGAAATTCTCGGAAAAATGATTGCGGCCGATGTTATTGTTATGGCAACACCCGTCTATTTTTATACCATGTGCGGACAGATGAAAACCTTGATTGACAGAACCTGTGCACGCTATACCGATATCAATAATAAAGATTTCTATTTTATCATTACCGCCGCCGTTAATAATAAAAAATCGCTGGAAAGAACAGTTGAAGAATTCCGGGGATTTATGTCCTGCCTTAACAGCCCCAGAGAAAAGGGTGTTATCTACGGCACCGGGGCATGGAATATCGGAGATGTCAAAAAGAGCGATGCCATGAACAAGGCTTATGAAATGGGCGCTGATATTTGA
- a CDS encoding aldo/keto reductase, which yields MQSRTLGNSGLEVSAMGLGCMGMSFSYGPAPDKKEMIKVIHSAIDLGITFFDTAEVYGPFTNEELVGEALQPFRKKVVIATKFGFDTSSGIAALDSRPEHIRQVAEASLRRLRTDVIDLFYQHRVDPNIPIEDVAGTVKDLIKEGKVRHFGLSEAGVKTIRKAHGVQQVTALQSEYSLWWREPEAEILPTLEELGIGFVPYSPLGKGFLTGTIHENTTFDKTDFRNTVPRLSNANRIANQVFVDLLASVAQRKNATPAQIALAWLMAQKPWIVPIPGTTKLVRLKENMEALTVELTPDDLLEINSAASKIKVQGDRYSEGAAKMINR from the coding sequence ATTCAAAGCCGTACCTTAGGAAACAGCGGATTAGAAGTATCGGCAATGGGCCTCGGCTGTATGGGGATGAGCTTTTCATACGGTCCGGCACCGGACAAAAAAGAAATGATTAAGGTAATACACTCAGCCATTGATTTGGGTATTACTTTTTTTGATACGGCAGAAGTTTATGGCCCTTTCACAAACGAAGAACTTGTTGGTGAAGCGCTGCAGCCATTTCGTAAAAAGGTTGTTATAGCCACCAAATTTGGCTTCGATACAAGCAGTGGTATAGCTGCTCTCGACAGCCGTCCGGAACATATCAGACAGGTGGCAGAGGCATCGCTCAGGCGGCTCAGGACAGATGTAATTGATTTATTTTACCAGCACCGCGTTGACCCGAACATCCCCATTGAAGATGTTGCCGGTACGGTTAAAGACTTGATAAAAGAAGGAAAAGTCAGGCATTTTGGTTTATCGGAAGCAGGTGTTAAAACAATTCGGAAAGCACACGGCGTGCAGCAGGTAACGGCACTGCAAAGCGAATACTCACTCTGGTGGCGCGAGCCTGAAGCAGAAATTCTGCCGACTCTCGAAGAGCTTGGAATTGGTTTTGTGCCATACAGTCCGCTGGGGAAAGGGTTTTTAACGGGTACGATCCATGAGAATACCACCTTCGACAAAACAGATTTTCGTAATACCGTCCCGCGCTTATCAAACGCGAACAGAATCGCGAATCAGGTATTCGTTGATTTGCTCGCTTCGGTCGCACAACGTAAAAATGCTACGCCGGCGCAAATTGCACTGGCATGGCTGATGGCACAGAAGCCCTGGATTGTCCCTATTCCGGGCACCACGAAGCTGGTACGTCTGAAGGAAAATATGGAAGCATTAACTGTTGAACTTACACCGGACGACCTTCTTGAAATTAATTCCGCGGCATCAAAAATCAAGGTGCAGGGTGACCGCTATTCGGAAGGTGCGGCAAAAATGATAAACCGCTAA
- a CDS encoding isoprenylcysteine carboxylmethyltransferase family protein, protein MKSSSLIIKNLAGTLLFFSVLFFSAGRIDYWQGWIYVIIGLLMLVLNYTILRIDAELMNERSRPGEGAKQWDKLLLGLSFLMLISMFVTAGLDSGRYHWSPVVHWSSYALGIIFTITGQLLFLIAQKQNKFFSSTVRIQTERGHTVCETGLYKIVRHPAYMGSFIQTIGFPLLFGSFWSIIPAGVSMLLLLIRTYLEDKTLQNELNGYREYSGKTRYKIIPYIW, encoded by the coding sequence ATGAAAAGCAGCAGCCTCATCATTAAAAATCTGGCAGGGACATTGTTGTTTTTTTCGGTATTGTTTTTCAGTGCCGGACGCATTGACTATTGGCAGGGATGGATTTATGTTATAATAGGACTCCTGATGCTGGTATTAAATTATACCATACTGCGTATTGATGCCGAACTTATGAACGAGCGGTCCAGGCCGGGCGAGGGTGCCAAACAGTGGGATAAATTATTGTTGGGATTGTCGTTCCTGATGCTGATTTCCATGTTTGTTACGGCAGGGCTTGATTCCGGACGCTATCATTGGTCGCCGGTTGTGCATTGGAGTAGTTATGCCCTCGGAATAATTTTCACCATAACCGGGCAACTGCTGTTCCTTATTGCACAAAAACAAAATAAATTCTTTTCAAGTACGGTGCGTATTCAAACAGAACGAGGACATACGGTTTGTGAAACCGGACTGTATAAAATTGTAAGACATCCGGCCTATATGGGCAGTTTCATCCAGACAATCGGTTTTCCGCTGCTGTTTGGTTCTTTCTGGAGTATTATTCCTGCAGGGGTATCCATGCTGCTGCTGTTAATAAGAACGTATCTGGAAGATAAAACCCTGCAAAATGAATTGAACGGCTACCGTGAATATTCGGGAAAGACACGCTATAAGATTATTCCTTATATTTGGTAA
- a CDS encoding serine hydrolase, protein MPAQPKNKRPPIQKPVSVRKETVKRKNLLLRSVPVYVFLLLTIIPVCTLGLYFHFVTKKANSNRIYEGSTEHDQTVKVVRGNGKVLIHPLLFVEIESEKVLDPLKIKINNYLEQKKQENAFMSTSVYVKDLNAGRYMSINPDSLYDPASILKVPLLIIYLKQAETNPGILKKSLFFKGESQNVAIRSIKDQSLVAGRSYTVEELLHYMIVYSDNEAFWMLCENIGDEDNEFKKLDAELDIPEKFDIIHYPASDQHFIASANSVAHYFNVLYNASYLNNAMSEYALNLLTKSNFKEGIIKQIDPGVTIAHKFGERTLSYMQAGKSVDLLTEFHEFGIVYLKNRPYLIGVMTRGMKSNALQTMVSDISKIVYDELKAN, encoded by the coding sequence TTGCCGGCACAACCAAAAAACAAACGGCCACCCATCCAGAAGCCCGTCTCCGTCAGGAAAGAAACAGTAAAGAGAAAAAACCTTCTGCTGAGGTCTGTTCCCGTATACGTGTTTTTATTATTGACAATTATCCCGGTCTGCACACTCGGTCTTTATTTTCATTTTGTAACGAAAAAAGCAAATAGCAACCGGATTTACGAAGGTTCAACTGAGCATGATCAAACGGTAAAAGTTGTCCGGGGCAATGGGAAAGTATTGATACACCCTCTTTTGTTTGTGGAAATTGAAAGCGAGAAAGTGCTGGATCCACTCAAAATAAAAATCAATAATTATCTGGAACAAAAAAAACAGGAAAATGCCTTTATGTCTACCTCCGTTTATGTCAAAGACCTGAACGCGGGACGTTATATGAGCATCAATCCCGATTCATTGTATGACCCGGCAAGTATTTTAAAAGTACCCCTGCTCATCATTTATCTGAAGCAGGCCGAAACAAACCCCGGCATACTTAAAAAATCATTGTTTTTCAAAGGCGAATCACAAAATGTAGCGATTCGGTCCATCAAAGACCAATCGCTTGTTGCAGGAAGAAGTTATACCGTCGAAGAATTGCTTCATTATATGATTGTTTATTCCGATAATGAGGCTTTCTGGATGTTGTGTGAAAATATCGGTGACGAGGATAATGAATTTAAAAAACTCGATGCAGAACTCGATATTCCTGAAAAATTTGACATCATACATTATCCCGCAAGCGATCAGCATTTTATTGCAAGTGCAAATTCCGTTGCCCATTATTTCAATGTGCTTTATAATGCATCCTATCTGAACAATGCAATGTCGGAATACGCATTGAACTTACTTACAAAAAGTAATTTTAAAGAGGGTATTATAAAACAAATTGACCCCGGCGTAACCATTGCTCATAAATTTGGCGAACGGACGTTATCGTATATGCAAGCCGGCAAGTCGGTTGATTTGCTGACCGAGTTTCATGAGTTTGGCATCGTGTATCTGAAGAACCGTCCTTATTTGATTGGCGTGATGACACGGGGCATGAAATCGAATGCGCTGCAGACTATGGTCAGCGACATCTCTAAGATTGTGTACGACGAGCTTAAAGCGAATTAA
- the rdgB gene encoding RdgB/HAM1 family non-canonical purine NTP pyrophosphatase encodes MKTLVFATNNLHKLSEVRAIQGDAFHISGLTEAGIHEDIPENEPTIEGNASAKSRFVFEKYGIDCFADDTGLEVDALDGRPGVHSARYAGEGKNFDDNVTLLLQELQGKSRRTARFRTVISYVENGTETLFEGILDGVIIHERRGTNGFGYDPVFIPQGYVKTLAEMSAEEKNAISHRFRATEKLISYLLLKQ; translated from the coding sequence ATGAAAACACTGGTATTTGCCACAAACAATCTGCATAAATTAAGTGAGGTGCGCGCCATTCAGGGTGATGCATTTCACATTTCGGGATTGACCGAAGCCGGTATACACGAAGACATTCCGGAGAATGAACCGACGATAGAGGGCAATGCTTCAGCAAAATCCCGTTTCGTATTTGAAAAGTACGGCATCGATTGTTTTGCCGATGACACCGGTCTGGAAGTAGATGCGCTGGACGGAAGACCGGGCGTACATTCGGCGCGCTATGCCGGCGAAGGCAAGAACTTTGACGACAATGTGACACTGCTTCTGCAGGAACTGCAAGGTAAAAGCAGACGCACGGCGAGATTCCGCACAGTTATTTCTTATGTTGAGAATGGAACAGAAACTCTTTTTGAAGGCATTCTTGATGGTGTAATTATCCATGAGCGCAGAGGAACGAACGGCTTTGGCTACGATCCGGTATTCATCCCGCAGGGGTATGTAAAAACGCTGGCTGAAATGAGTGCGGAAGAAAAGAATGCCATCAGCCACCGTTTCAGGGCTACCGAAAAGCTTATCAGCTATCTTTTATTGAAACAATAA
- a CDS encoding D-alanine--D-alanine ligase produces the protein MIKNIAIVAGGFSGERPISLKSAAIVKKSLDPAKYNGFIIDISEKRWALIGDKEKKFDVDKTDFSVKTGNKKLRFDCVFMAIHGTPGEDGRLQGYFDMLGIPYTSCGQGTSALTANKGFCNKVVGAAGVLTSRSMHLFSHDVINEKNILKELRLPVFVKPNNGGSSVGMSKVNKAADLKKAITRAFKEDKEVLIEEFVKGTEITCGVMRSKGKMYVFPITEIVSKKEFFDYEAKYSKGMSEEITPARISVELEEQCKATSCLVYNRLNCKGVVRMDYIASNNGLYFLEVNTVPGMTDVSIVPQQARAFGFTIEKLFSMMIEDALWKKR, from the coding sequence ATGATAAAGAACATAGCTATTGTTGCCGGCGGATTTTCGGGCGAACGCCCCATTTCACTGAAAAGTGCCGCCATCGTAAAAAAAAGCCTCGACCCCGCTAAATACAATGGATTCATTATTGATATCAGCGAAAAAAGATGGGCGCTGATTGGTGATAAAGAAAAGAAATTTGATGTTGATAAAACAGATTTTTCGGTAAAAACCGGTAACAAAAAGCTGCGCTTCGATTGTGTCTTTATGGCCATACACGGTACTCCCGGTGAAGACGGACGTCTTCAGGGATATTTTGATATGCTGGGCATACCGTATACGTCCTGCGGACAGGGTACCTCAGCACTAACCGCCAACAAAGGCTTTTGTAACAAAGTGGTGGGCGCTGCAGGCGTGCTCACATCAAGGTCAATGCATCTGTTCAGCCACGATGTTATCAACGAAAAAAATATTCTGAAGGAACTTCGTCTGCCGGTTTTCGTGAAACCAAACAATGGCGGTTCGAGTGTTGGCATGAGTAAAGTGAATAAAGCTGCCGACCTGAAAAAGGCAATCACCCGTGCATTTAAAGAAGACAAAGAAGTGCTGATAGAAGAATTTGTAAAAGGCACAGAAATTACCTGCGGCGTGATGCGCAGCAAAGGCAAGATGTATGTGTTTCCGATTACGGAAATTGTCAGTAAAAAAGAATTTTTTGATTACGAAGCCAAATATTCAAAAGGAATGAGCGAGGAAATTACTCCGGCTCGTATTTCCGTTGAACTCGAAGAACAGTGCAAAGCCACATCATGCCTGGTGTACAACCGGCTCAACTGCAAAGGTGTGGTGCGCATGGATTACATTGCTTCAAATAACGGTCTGTACTTTCTTGAAGTGAACACTGTGCCCGGCATGACCGATGTGAGCATTGTACCGCAGCAGGCACGCGCCTTCGGTTTCACCATAGAGAAGCTGTTCTCCATGATGATAGAAGATGCCCTCTGGAAAAAACGGTAA
- a CDS encoding PASTA domain-containing protein, which produces MSLLRFIKSKVFFRQLGLSILVTIILLWVTLRLLDIYTRHGQSIDVPDFKGKNISELDDFATDNSLDYLIIDSLYDYNLPRGTVALQDPAPGSKVKKGRKVYLTVVALNPERVSMPNLLDLTLRQASAVLETYGLKVGKLTYVPDIAHNAVLKQKYLGQVIKEGVLLDKGSKIDLVLGQGENSGNASVPDLIGKSQIQALRLLQGASLNLGSEVFEDGNDTSRVRIYKQQPAAGSSASFGGQVDLWYKSVNKKKTN; this is translated from the coding sequence ATGAGCCTGCTGCGGTTTATAAAAAGTAAGGTTTTTTTCAGACAACTGGGACTTTCTATCCTCGTTACAATAATATTGCTGTGGGTAACGTTACGTTTACTGGATATTTATACCCGCCACGGGCAATCAATTGATGTTCCTGATTTCAAAGGAAAGAACATCAGTGAACTGGACGATTTTGCAACTGACAATTCGCTTGATTATCTCATCATTGATTCGTTGTATGATTACAATTTGCCGCGTGGTACGGTTGCCCTGCAGGATCCGGCTCCCGGCTCCAAAGTAAAAAAGGGACGGAAGGTGTACCTGACGGTGGTAGCGCTTAATCCCGAAAGGGTGAGTATGCCAAACCTGCTTGATTTAACATTAAGGCAGGCGAGCGCCGTGCTTGAAACATATGGGCTAAAAGTTGGAAAACTAACGTATGTGCCCGACATTGCTCATAATGCAGTATTAAAACAGAAGTACCTTGGGCAGGTGATTAAGGAAGGGGTACTGCTGGATAAAGGTTCGAAAATTGATTTGGTGCTGGGGCAGGGCGAAAACAGTGGAAACGCTTCTGTTCCGGACCTAATAGGAAAAAGTCAGATACAGGCATTGCGCTTATTGCAGGGTGCATCCCTGAATTTGGGTTCAGAAGTTTTTGAAGATGGAAACGACACCAGCCGTGTTCGTATTTATAAACAGCAGCCCGCAGCGGGAAGCTCAGCCAGTTTTGGCGGACAGGTGGATTTGTGGTATAAATCAGTTAACAAAAAAAAGACTAATTAA
- a CDS encoding T9SS type A sorting domain-containing protein has translation MKKIFLFIIALLPALAGTGQEVISGLQGNPVLQNNWRSAHKTVHQKVLTSSLLLPFIDDFSYSAIYPADSLWADKNAFVNTGFAPNPPSVGVATLDAVNDTGAIYPNASVTPFIADYLTSLPIRLDSLFDGSPAPITAADSVFFSFYYQPQGYGNNPNPGDSLVLEFFQASDSSWNHVWSSPGMTLADFRSQYGAYFRQVLIPVTDTAYFKENFAFRFKNYASITTGNLSSWQSNMDQWNIDYVYLDANRTKFDTVHADITYVDAAPSLLKNYYQMPASQFNNSELKDTMYLKMSNLNAVLNNIHCKYTIKQVGGAFNYTKDGGVGDIYPYITSGYHTYGYHVKPALDFTLPAMTGDSTVFEMTHYSWATGWSDDIPANDTLRYYQKFYNYYAYDDGTAESGYGLAGIDSKLAYKFTLNHADTLSAIQFYFNNTMSSPSQRYFYLMVWSSLDPETIIYKSIKKVRPVFADSLNKFYTFQLDSMLKLSGTFYIGWQQKTDDNLNVGYDWSRNSRDNIFFNSEGIWEQSVYEGSLMMRPVLGSAGFQKSIKHGFVSNSFDCNIMPNPVSRGWVELAISEKYNTDENRNNITIDIFDFTGRKILTTPYPDDDILYINGVNNGVHLKRGVYIVRFTNYHSNETLTKKLVITG, from the coding sequence ATGAAAAAAATCTTCCTGTTCATCATTGCGTTGTTACCGGCCCTTGCGGGAACCGGGCAGGAAGTAATCAGCGGACTTCAGGGAAATCCTGTACTGCAGAACAACTGGAGGTCGGCACATAAAACAGTACATCAGAAAGTACTTACTTCCTCATTATTGTTACCATTCATTGATGACTTTTCATATTCGGCTATTTATCCTGCCGACTCGTTATGGGCTGATAAAAATGCCTTTGTGAATACCGGATTTGCTCCAAATCCTCCATCAGTGGGTGTTGCCACGTTAGACGCGGTAAACGACACCGGTGCTATCTATCCCAATGCCTCAGTTACTCCTTTTATTGCCGACTACCTCACTTCGCTGCCCATCAGGCTCGATTCTCTTTTTGATGGTTCACCGGCGCCGATTACGGCCGCCGACTCTGTATTTTTCAGCTTTTATTATCAGCCTCAGGGTTATGGAAACAATCCGAATCCGGGCGATTCACTCGTTCTTGAATTTTTTCAGGCATCAGACAGCTCATGGAATCATGTGTGGTCATCGCCGGGAATGACGCTTGCTGATTTCCGCAGCCAGTATGGCGCGTATTTCAGACAGGTGCTTATCCCGGTAACGGATACCGCCTATTTCAAAGAGAATTTTGCATTTCGGTTTAAGAATTATGCAAGCATCACAACAGGAAATTTATCAAGCTGGCAGAGCAATATGGATCAGTGGAACATCGATTATGTGTATCTGGATGCGAACAGAACAAAATTCGATACGGTACATGCCGATATTACCTATGTTGATGCCGCGCCATCGCTGCTCAAGAACTATTACCAGATGCCTGCATCGCAGTTCAATAATTCCGAGCTTAAAGATACGATGTACCTGAAAATGTCGAACCTCAATGCCGTGCTGAATAACATCCACTGCAAATACACCATTAAACAGGTAGGAGGCGCATTCAATTACACGAAGGATGGCGGTGTTGGCGACATTTATCCTTATATCACCAGCGGTTATCACACCTATGGTTATCATGTAAAACCTGCTCTTGATTTTACCCTTCCGGCGATGACCGGCGACAGCACCGTTTTTGAAATGACACATTACTCGTGGGCTACCGGCTGGAGCGATGACATTCCTGCCAACGATACACTGCGCTATTATCAGAAATTTTATAATTATTATGCGTATGATGACGGCACCGCCGAATCAGGTTACGGCCTTGCAGGCATCGATTCAAAACTGGCCTATAAGTTCACGCTGAATCACGCCGATACGCTGAGCGCTATACAGTTCTACTTCAACAACACCATGAGCAGCCCGTCGCAACGGTATTTCTATCTGATGGTGTGGAGTTCGCTCGACCCCGAAACCATCATCTACAAATCCATTAAAAAAGTTCGTCCTGTTTTTGCCGATAGCCTGAATAAATTTTACACATTTCAGCTCGACAGCATGCTGAAGCTGAGCGGCACTTTTTATATCGGATGGCAACAAAAAACCGATGATAACCTGAATGTGGGTTACGACTGGAGTCGCAATTCGCGCGATAACATTTTTTTCAACTCCGAAGGAATCTGGGAACAATCCGTGTATGAAGGCAGTTTGATGATGCGCCCTGTGCTTGGTTCAGCCGGATTTCAGAAGAGCATTAAACACGGGTTTGTAAGTAATTCATTTGACTGTAACATCATGCCTAATCCGGTGTCACGCGGCTGGGTTGAGCTTGCTATCTCTGAGAAGTACAACACCGACGAAAACAGAAACAACATCACTATTGATATTTTTGATTTTACAGGGCGCAAAATCCTCACCACACCTTATCCGGATGATGATATTTTATACATCAACGGTGTAAATAATGGTGTTCATCTGAAAAGAGGCGTTTATATAGTGCGCTTTACGAATTATCATTCTAACGAAACCCTTACAAAAAAGCTTGTTATCACAGGCTGA
- a CDS encoding RluA family pseudouridine synthase — protein sequence MKTQEENIPELPEEEKELYEHHRFVADPGQSLLRIDKFLTNHIESISRSKIQNAADAGNILVNDRPAKSNYKVKPGDVISVLLPHPVRDLEILPEEIALNIVYEDSEILVLNKHAGLVVHPGFGNYTGTMLNALLWHFEQSAQPEVKPHLAHRIDKDTTGILLVAKNELAQARLAKQFFDHTVNRKYHALVWGDFNEDEGTITGHVGRGFKDRRVMTVFPEGEHGKHAITHYKVLERFRYVTLVECTLETGRTHQIRAHMKYIGHPLFNDELYGGDAIIKGTTFAKYKQFVENCFKALPRQALHAKSLGFVHPGTHKEMFFDSELPPDMAGVLERWRNYLSFNEEQG from the coding sequence TTGAAAACACAAGAAGAGAATATCCCCGAATTACCCGAGGAAGAAAAGGAATTATACGAGCATCACCGCTTTGTAGCTGACCCCGGTCAATCATTGCTGCGCATCGATAAATTTCTGACCAACCACATCGAATCTATTTCAAGAAGCAAGATACAGAATGCCGCCGATGCCGGCAACATCCTTGTAAATGATAGGCCCGCAAAATCCAATTACAAGGTTAAACCCGGAGATGTGATATCGGTGCTGCTGCCACATCCTGTGCGTGACCTTGAAATTCTGCCTGAGGAAATTGCACTTAATATTGTTTATGAAGACAGCGAAATTCTGGTTCTGAATAAACACGCAGGCCTGGTGGTGCATCCCGGTTTCGGAAATTACACCGGAACAATGCTTAATGCGCTGTTGTGGCATTTTGAGCAGTCAGCACAGCCCGAAGTGAAACCGCATCTGGCGCACCGTATAGATAAAGACACAACCGGAATTTTATTGGTCGCGAAAAACGAACTTGCACAGGCGCGGTTGGCGAAACAATTCTTTGACCATACCGTGAACCGCAAATATCACGCACTGGTGTGGGGTGATTTTAATGAAGACGAAGGAACCATTACCGGGCATGTTGGGCGCGGATTCAAAGACCGCCGTGTAATGACTGTTTTTCCGGAAGGAGAACACGGAAAACATGCCATAACACATTACAAAGTACTGGAACGTTTTCGTTATGTTACGCTCGTAGAATGCACGCTGGAAACCGGGCGCACGCATCAGATACGCGCGCACATGAAATACATCGGACATCCGCTGTTCAACGATGAACTCTATGGCGGCGATGCCATCATAAAAGGCACTACCTTTGCCAAATACAAGCAGTTTGTAGAGAATTGCTTCAAAGCCCTTCCGCGGCAGGCGCTCCATGCAAAAAGTCTTGGCTTTGTGCATCCCGGCACACACAAAGAAATGTTCTTTGATTCGGAGCTTCCGCCCGATATGGCAGGCGTGCTGGAACGCTGGCGTAATTATCTGTCATTTAACGAAGAACAGGGATAG
- a CDS encoding ferritin family protein, which yields MENEKALEILKSAILMEIRGQAFYNNVATQTKDEDIRNLFTIMANEEKLHQEFLSKHYSSMKADGLKGKINLPAETDEHVANLILSPEVKNKISAAGFEASAIGASIDMETKAVEIYTDFANKSAEPAIKELFMWLANWEKGHIKILTQIDDELKEKIWYDNQFWPF from the coding sequence ATGGAAAACGAAAAAGCTCTCGAGATTCTGAAGTCGGCCATCCTCATGGAAATTCGCGGACAGGCCTTTTACAATAACGTTGCAACACAGACCAAAGACGAAGACATCCGCAACCTCTTCACCATAATGGCAAACGAAGAAAAGCTGCATCAGGAGTTCCTGTCAAAACATTACTCATCGATGAAGGCCGACGGGCTCAAAGGCAAGATAAATCTTCCTGCCGAAACCGATGAACATGTTGCCAACCTTATTCTTTCACCTGAAGTAAAGAATAAAATTTCTGCTGCCGGGTTTGAAGCATCAGCTATTGGCGCATCCATTGACATGGAAACAAAAGCAGTTGAAATTTATACTGATTTCGCAAACAAATCAGCTGAGCCTGCCATTAAAGAATTGTTCATGTGGCTTGCCAACTGGGAAAAAGGGCATATCAAGATTCTCACTCAAATAGATGATGAGCTGAAAGAAAAGATTTGGTATGATAACCAGTTCTGGCCGTTCTAG